From Candidatus Methylomirabilota bacterium, the proteins below share one genomic window:
- a CDS encoding homocysteine S-methyltransferase family protein — MVSFQELQDRIDRGHVIILDGAVGTQLQAMGVPMHGIAWAAAALQTHPYTVRQMHETYIKAGVDIITTNSYASARHNLEPLGLGDLTAELNIRAVALAREARERTAGDRPVYIAGSVSNFGLITGGEARRYRSLLGRSAITVEQAQANLREQAQILVEAGVDFLLAESTGSLEHRKWVSQACSMPGVPKWVGFKCHTDQGDPTVRVGYSSETPLTQALDEVLPLGGSVVNIFHTNVDDTAAALPIVLEKWPGPVGIYPEAGRTDYVDPRRNPEVENNITPEEFIGLARKWIDQGVQIIGGCCGVGVEYIRPLRQELPARIPTPRRPA; from the coding sequence ATGGTCAGCTTCCAGGAGCTGCAGGACCGGATCGATCGCGGCCACGTCATCATTCTGGACGGCGCGGTAGGCACCCAGCTCCAGGCGATGGGGGTGCCCATGCACGGAATCGCCTGGGCCGCCGCGGCGCTTCAGACGCACCCTTACACGGTCCGGCAGATGCACGAGACCTACATCAAGGCCGGGGTCGACATCATCACCACCAACAGCTACGCCTCGGCCCGCCACAACCTCGAGCCGCTCGGACTCGGCGACTTGACGGCCGAGCTGAACATTCGCGCGGTGGCGCTGGCCCGCGAAGCCCGGGAGCGGACCGCCGGGGACCGCCCGGTCTACATCGCCGGGTCGGTCTCGAATTTCGGCCTCATCACGGGCGGCGAGGCCCGCCGGTATCGCTCCCTGCTGGGTCGGAGCGCCATCACCGTCGAGCAGGCGCAGGCCAACCTCCGCGAGCAGGCGCAAATCCTGGTCGAGGCGGGCGTCGATTTCCTGCTGGCGGAGTCGACGGGCAGCCTCGAGCACCGCAAGTGGGTCTCGCAGGCATGCTCGATGCCGGGGGTTCCCAAGTGGGTCGGCTTCAAGTGCCACACCGACCAGGGCGATCCCACGGTCAGGGTCGGCTACTCGTCGGAAACCCCGCTCACCCAGGCGCTCGACGAGGTCCTGCCGTTAGGCGGGTCCGTGGTCAACATCTTCCACACCAACGTCGACGACACCGCGGCGGCGCTCCCCATCGTGCTGGAGAAGTGGCCGGGCCCGGTGGGGATCTACCCCGAGGCCGGCCGCACCGATTACGTCGATCCGCGGCGCAACCCGGAGGTCGAGAACAACATCACGCCCGAAGAGTTCATCGGGCTGGCCCGGAAGTGGATCGACCAGGGCGTTCAGATCATCGGCGGCTGCTGCGGCGTCGGGGTCGAGTACATCCGGCCGCTCAGGCAGGAGCTGCCCGCCCGGATTCCCACCCCGAGACGGCCCGC